A part of Apodemus sylvaticus chromosome 19, mApoSyl1.1, whole genome shotgun sequence genomic DNA contains:
- the Gabbr1 gene encoding gamma-aminobutyric acid type B receptor subunit 1 isoform X1: MLLLLLVPLFLRPLGAGGAQTPNATSEGCQIIHPPWEGGIRYRGLTRDQVKAINFLPVDYEIEYVCRGEREVVGPKVRKCLANGSWTDMDTPSRCVRICSKSYLTLENGKVFLTGGDLPALDGARVDFRCDPDFHLVGSSRSICSQGQWSTPKPHCQERRAVYIGALFPMSGGWPGGQACQPAVEMALEDVNSRRDILPDYELKLIHHDSKCDPGQATKYLYELLYNDPIKIILMPGCSSVSTLVAEAARMWNLIVLSYGSSSPALSNRQRFPTFFRTHPSATLHNPTRVKLFEKWGWKKIATIQQTTEVFTSTLDDLEERVKEAGIEITFRQSFFSDPAVPVKNLKRQDARIIVGLFYETEARKVFCEVYKERLFGKKYVWFLIGWYADNWFKTYDPSINCTVEEMTEAVEGHITTEIVMLNPANTRSISNMTSQEFVEKLTKRLKRHPEETGGFQEAPLAYDAIWALALALNKTSGGGGRSGVRLEDFNYNNQTITDQIYRAMNSSSFEGVSGHVVFDASGSRMAWTLIEQLQGGSYKKIGYYDSTKDDLSWSKTDKWIGGSPPADQTLVIKTFRFLSQKLFISVSVLSSLGIVLAVVCLSFNIYNSHVRYIQNSQPNLNNLTAVGCSLALAAVFPLGLDGYHIGRSQFPFVCQARLWLLGLGFSLGYGSMFTKIWWVHTVFTKKEEKKEWRKTLEPWKLYATVGLLVGMDVLTLAIWQIVDPLHRTIETFAKEEPKEDIDVSILPQLEHCSSKKMNTWLGIFYGYKGLLLLLGIFLAYETKSVSTEKINDHRAVGMAIYNVAVLCLITAPVTMILSSQQDAAFAFASLAIVFSSYITLVVLFVPKMRRLITRGEWQSEAQDTMKTGSSTNNNEEEKSRLLEKENRELEKIIAEKEERVSELRHQLQSRQQLRSRRHPPTPPDPSGGLPRGPSEPPDRLSCDGSRVHLLYK; encoded by the exons atgctgctgctgctgctggtgcctCTCTTCCTCCGCCCCCTGGGCGCTGGCGGGGCGCAGACCCCCAACGCCACCTCGGAAG GTTGCCAGATTATACATCCGCCCTGGGAAGGTGGCATCAGGTACCGTGGATTGACTCGCGACCAGGTGAAGGCCATCAACTTCCTGCCTGTGGACTATGAGATTGAATATGTGTGCCGGGGGGAGCGCGAGGTGGTGGGACCCAAGGTGCGCAAGTGTCTGGCCAACGGCTCCTGGACGGATATGGACACACCCAGTCGCTGTG TCCGAATCTGCTCCAAGTCTTATTTGACCCTGGAAAATGGGAAGGTTTTCCTGACGGGTGGGGACCTCCCAGCTCTGGATGGAGCCCGGGTGGATTTCCGATGTGACCCCGACTTCCATCTGGTGGGCAGCTCCCGGAGCATCTGTAGTCAGGGCCAGTGGAGCACCCCCAAGCCCCACTGCCAGG AACGGCGTGCAGTATACATCGGGGCGCTGTTTCCCATGAGCGGGGGCTGGCCGGGGGGCCAGGCCTGCCAGCCCGCGGTGGAGATGGCGCTGGAGGACGTTAACAGCCGCAGAGACATCCTGCCAGACTACGAGCTCAAGCTTATCCACCACGACAGCAAG tgCGACCCAGGGCAAGCCACCAAGTACTTGTATGAACTACTCTACAATGACCCCATCAAGATCATCCTCATGCCTGGCTGCAGTTCTGTCTCCACACTTGTAGCTGAGGCTGCCCGGATGTGGAACCTTATTGTG ctctcATATGGCTCCAGCTCACCTGCCTTGTCAAACCGACAGCGGTTTCCAACGTTCTTCCGGACACATCCATCCGCCACACTCCACAATCCCACCCGGGTGAAACTCTTCGAAAAGTGGGGCTGGAAGAAGATTGCCACCATCCAGCAGACCACCGAGGTCTTCACCTCA ACACTGGATGACCTGGAGGAACGAGTGAAAGAGGCCGGGATTGAGATCACTTTCCGACAGAGTTTCTTCTCAGATCCAGCTGTGCCTGTTAAAAACCTGAAG cGTCAAGATGCTCGAATCATCGTGGGACTTTTCTATGAGACTGAAGCCCGGAAAGTTTTTTGTgag GTCTATAAGGAACGGCTCTTTGGGAAGAAGTATGTCTGGTTCCTCATCGGGTGGTATGCTGACAACTGGTTCAAGACCTACGACCCATCAATCAATTGTACGGTGGAAGAGATGACTGAGGCTGTTGAGGGTCACATCACCACGGAGATTGTCATGCTGAATCCTGCCAACACCCGAAGCATTTCCAACATG ACATCACAGGAATTTGTGGAGAAACTAACCAAGCGGCTGAAAAGACACCCTGAGGAGACTGGAGGCTTCCAGGAGGCACCACTGGCCTATGATGCTATCTGGGCTTTGGCTTTGGCCCTGAACAAGACCTCAGGAGGAGGGGGCCGTTCGGGTGTGCGCCTGGAGGACTTTAACTATAACAACCAGACCATTACAGACCAAATCTACCGGGCCATGAACTCCTCCTCCTTTGAGGGTGTTTCT GGCCATGTGGTCTTTGATGCCAGCGGCTCCCGGATGGCATGGACACTTATCGAGCAGCTACAGG GCGGCAGCTACAAGAAGATCGGCTACTATGACAGCACCAAGGATGATCTTTCCTGGTCCAAAACAGATAAATGGATCG GAGGGTCTCCCCCAGCTGACCAGACCTTGGTCATCAAGACATTCCGTTTCCTGTCACAGAAACTCTTTATCTCCGTCTCAGTTCTCTCCAGCCTGGGCATTGTTCttgctgttgtctgtctgtcctttaaCATCTACAACTCCCATGTTCG TTATATCCAGAACTCCCAGCCCAACCTGAACAATCTGACTGCTGTGGGCTGCTCACTGGCACTAGCTGCTGTCTTCCCTCTTGGGCTGGATGGTTACCACATAGGGAGAAGCCAGTTCCCATTTGTCTGTCAG GCCCGCCTTTGGCTTTTGGGCTTAGGCTTTAGTCTGGGCTATGGCTCTATGTTCACCAAGATCTGGTGGGTCCACACGGTCTTcacaaagaaggaggagaagaaggaatggaggaag ACCCTAGAGCCCTGGAAACTGTATGCCACTGTAGGCCTGCTGGTGGGCATGGATGTTCTGACCCTTGCTATCTGGCAGATTGTGGACCCCTTGCACCGAACCATTGAG ACTTTTGCCAAGGAAGAACCAAAGGAAGACATTGATGTCTCCATTCTGCCCCAGCTGGAGCACTGCAGCTCCAAGAAGATGAATACATGGCTTG GCATTTTCTATGGTTACaaggggctgctgctgctgctgggaatCTTTCTTGCTTATGAGACCAAAAGTGTGTCCACTGAAAAGATCAATGACCACCGGGCTGTGGGCATGGCTATCTACAATGTTGCG GTCCTGTGTCTCATCACCGCTCCTGTGACCATGATCCTTTCCAGCCAGCAGGATGCAGCCTTTGCCTTTGCCTCTCTGGCCATTGTGTTCTCTTCCTACATTACTCTGGTTGTGCTCTTTGTGCCCAAG ATGCGCAGGTTGATCACCCGAGGGGAATGGCAGTCTGAGGCGCAGGACACCATGAAAACAGGATCATCTACCAACAACAACGAGGAAGAGAAGTCCCGActgttggagaaagaaaaccgTGAATTGGAAAAGATCATTGCCGAG AAAGAGGAGCGTGTCTCTGAACTGCGCCATCAGCTCCAGTCTCGGCAGCAGCTCCGCTCGCGGCGCCACCCCCCAACGCCCCCAGACCCTTCTGGGGGCCTTCCCAGGGGACCCTCAGAGCCCCCTGACCGTCTTAGCTGTGATGGGAGTCGAGTACATTTGCTTTACAAGTGA
- the Gabbr1 gene encoding gamma-aminobutyric acid type B receptor subunit 1 isoform X2 has product MSGGWPGGQACQPAVEMALEDVNSRRDILPDYELKLIHHDSKCDPGQATKYLYELLYNDPIKIILMPGCSSVSTLVAEAARMWNLIVLSYGSSSPALSNRQRFPTFFRTHPSATLHNPTRVKLFEKWGWKKIATIQQTTEVFTSTLDDLEERVKEAGIEITFRQSFFSDPAVPVKNLKRQDARIIVGLFYETEARKVFCEVYKERLFGKKYVWFLIGWYADNWFKTYDPSINCTVEEMTEAVEGHITTEIVMLNPANTRSISNMTSQEFVEKLTKRLKRHPEETGGFQEAPLAYDAIWALALALNKTSGGGGRSGVRLEDFNYNNQTITDQIYRAMNSSSFEGVSGHVVFDASGSRMAWTLIEQLQGGSYKKIGYYDSTKDDLSWSKTDKWIGGSPPADQTLVIKTFRFLSQKLFISVSVLSSLGIVLAVVCLSFNIYNSHVRYIQNSQPNLNNLTAVGCSLALAAVFPLGLDGYHIGRSQFPFVCQARLWLLGLGFSLGYGSMFTKIWWVHTVFTKKEEKKEWRKTLEPWKLYATVGLLVGMDVLTLAIWQIVDPLHRTIETFAKEEPKEDIDVSILPQLEHCSSKKMNTWLGIFYGYKGLLLLLGIFLAYETKSVSTEKINDHRAVGMAIYNVAVLCLITAPVTMILSSQQDAAFAFASLAIVFSSYITLVVLFVPKMRRLITRGEWQSEAQDTMKTGSSTNNNEEEKSRLLEKENRELEKIIAEKEERVSELRHQLQSRQQLRSRRHPPTPPDPSGGLPRGPSEPPDRLSCDGSRVHLLYK; this is encoded by the exons ATGAGCGGGGGCTGGCCGGGGGGCCAGGCCTGCCAGCCCGCGGTGGAGATGGCGCTGGAGGACGTTAACAGCCGCAGAGACATCCTGCCAGACTACGAGCTCAAGCTTATCCACCACGACAGCAAG tgCGACCCAGGGCAAGCCACCAAGTACTTGTATGAACTACTCTACAATGACCCCATCAAGATCATCCTCATGCCTGGCTGCAGTTCTGTCTCCACACTTGTAGCTGAGGCTGCCCGGATGTGGAACCTTATTGTG ctctcATATGGCTCCAGCTCACCTGCCTTGTCAAACCGACAGCGGTTTCCAACGTTCTTCCGGACACATCCATCCGCCACACTCCACAATCCCACCCGGGTGAAACTCTTCGAAAAGTGGGGCTGGAAGAAGATTGCCACCATCCAGCAGACCACCGAGGTCTTCACCTCA ACACTGGATGACCTGGAGGAACGAGTGAAAGAGGCCGGGATTGAGATCACTTTCCGACAGAGTTTCTTCTCAGATCCAGCTGTGCCTGTTAAAAACCTGAAG cGTCAAGATGCTCGAATCATCGTGGGACTTTTCTATGAGACTGAAGCCCGGAAAGTTTTTTGTgag GTCTATAAGGAACGGCTCTTTGGGAAGAAGTATGTCTGGTTCCTCATCGGGTGGTATGCTGACAACTGGTTCAAGACCTACGACCCATCAATCAATTGTACGGTGGAAGAGATGACTGAGGCTGTTGAGGGTCACATCACCACGGAGATTGTCATGCTGAATCCTGCCAACACCCGAAGCATTTCCAACATG ACATCACAGGAATTTGTGGAGAAACTAACCAAGCGGCTGAAAAGACACCCTGAGGAGACTGGAGGCTTCCAGGAGGCACCACTGGCCTATGATGCTATCTGGGCTTTGGCTTTGGCCCTGAACAAGACCTCAGGAGGAGGGGGCCGTTCGGGTGTGCGCCTGGAGGACTTTAACTATAACAACCAGACCATTACAGACCAAATCTACCGGGCCATGAACTCCTCCTCCTTTGAGGGTGTTTCT GGCCATGTGGTCTTTGATGCCAGCGGCTCCCGGATGGCATGGACACTTATCGAGCAGCTACAGG GCGGCAGCTACAAGAAGATCGGCTACTATGACAGCACCAAGGATGATCTTTCCTGGTCCAAAACAGATAAATGGATCG GAGGGTCTCCCCCAGCTGACCAGACCTTGGTCATCAAGACATTCCGTTTCCTGTCACAGAAACTCTTTATCTCCGTCTCAGTTCTCTCCAGCCTGGGCATTGTTCttgctgttgtctgtctgtcctttaaCATCTACAACTCCCATGTTCG TTATATCCAGAACTCCCAGCCCAACCTGAACAATCTGACTGCTGTGGGCTGCTCACTGGCACTAGCTGCTGTCTTCCCTCTTGGGCTGGATGGTTACCACATAGGGAGAAGCCAGTTCCCATTTGTCTGTCAG GCCCGCCTTTGGCTTTTGGGCTTAGGCTTTAGTCTGGGCTATGGCTCTATGTTCACCAAGATCTGGTGGGTCCACACGGTCTTcacaaagaaggaggagaagaaggaatggaggaag ACCCTAGAGCCCTGGAAACTGTATGCCACTGTAGGCCTGCTGGTGGGCATGGATGTTCTGACCCTTGCTATCTGGCAGATTGTGGACCCCTTGCACCGAACCATTGAG ACTTTTGCCAAGGAAGAACCAAAGGAAGACATTGATGTCTCCATTCTGCCCCAGCTGGAGCACTGCAGCTCCAAGAAGATGAATACATGGCTTG GCATTTTCTATGGTTACaaggggctgctgctgctgctgggaatCTTTCTTGCTTATGAGACCAAAAGTGTGTCCACTGAAAAGATCAATGACCACCGGGCTGTGGGCATGGCTATCTACAATGTTGCG GTCCTGTGTCTCATCACCGCTCCTGTGACCATGATCCTTTCCAGCCAGCAGGATGCAGCCTTTGCCTTTGCCTCTCTGGCCATTGTGTTCTCTTCCTACATTACTCTGGTTGTGCTCTTTGTGCCCAAG ATGCGCAGGTTGATCACCCGAGGGGAATGGCAGTCTGAGGCGCAGGACACCATGAAAACAGGATCATCTACCAACAACAACGAGGAAGAGAAGTCCCGActgttggagaaagaaaaccgTGAATTGGAAAAGATCATTGCCGAG AAAGAGGAGCGTGTCTCTGAACTGCGCCATCAGCTCCAGTCTCGGCAGCAGCTCCGCTCGCGGCGCCACCCCCCAACGCCCCCAGACCCTTCTGGGGGCCTTCCCAGGGGACCCTCAGAGCCCCCTGACCGTCTTAGCTGTGATGGGAGTCGAGTACATTTGCTTTACAAGTGA